A single region of the Salvia miltiorrhiza cultivar Shanhuang (shh) chromosome 8, IMPLAD_Smil_shh, whole genome shotgun sequence genome encodes:
- the LOC131000152 gene encoding splicing factor U2af small subunit B-like — MAEHLASIFGTEKDRVNCPFYFKIGACRHGDRCSRLHTKPSISPTLLLSNMYQRPDMITPGVDAQGQPIDPKKMQEHFEDFYEDLFEELNKYGEIESLNVCDNLADHMVGNVYVQFREEEHAANALKNLTGRFYAGRPIIVDFSPVTDFREATCRQYEEDACNRGGYCNFMHLKRISRELRHQLFGRRRSRHGHSRSRSPYRHRSYDDRSHGSRSQSRRYDDHDHHDSRRRRKSTSPRSRRGRSRSPGGRRNRSPIREGSEERRAKIEQWNREKEEAERASSKANTGGEDHRAKNDHYDNDGGNDEPTQHNGYGY, encoded by the exons ATGGCGGAGCATTTGGCGTCAATTTTTGGTACAGAGAAGGACAGGGTGAACTGCCCATTCTACTTCAAGATCGGCGCGTGCAGGCACGGCGACCGCTGCTCCCGCCTCCACACGAAACCGAGCATCAGCCCCACACTCCTGCTCTCCAACATGTACCAGCGCCCCGACATGATTACTCCCGGTGTCGACGCTCAGGGACAGCCGATCGACCCCAAAAAGATGCAGGAACACTTCGAG GATTTTTATGAAGATTTGTTTGAGGAGCTTAACAAATACGGGGAGATTGAAAGCTTGAATGTTTGCGACAATCTAGCTGATCATATG GTTGGCAACGTTTATGTCCAATTTAGGGAGGAAGAGCATGCTGCGAATGCTCTTAAAAATCTGACTGGACGGTTCTATGCAG GGCGCCCCATCATTGTTGATTTCTCTCCTGTGACTGATTTTCGTGAAGCCACCTGTAGGCAGTATGAGGAGGATGCATGTAACCGTGGTGGCTACTGTAACTTCATGCATCTGAAAAGGATTAGCAG GGAGTTGAGGCACCAATTATTTGGGAGGCGTAGGAGTAGACACGGCCATAGCAGGAGCAGGAGTCCATATCGGCACCGTAGCTATGATGACCGTTCACATGGGAGTCGGAGTCAGAGCAGAAGGTATGATGACCATGATCACCATGACAGTCGAAGGAGGCGCAAGAGCACAAGTCCAAGAAGTAGGAGGGGTAGAAGCCGAAGTCCAGGTGGCAGGAGGAATCGTAGTCCTATTAGGGAAGGAAGTGAAGAGAGGCGTGCTAAGATTGAGCAGTGGAATAGGGAGAAGGAAGAAGCAGAACGTGCTAGCAGCAAGGCAAATACTGGTGGTGAGGACCATAGAGCTAAAAATGACCACTACGACAATGATGGTGGAAACGATGAACCAACTCAGCATAATGGATATGGATATTGA